A segment of the Symmachiella macrocystis genome:
CGGATCCGGGCGCGAAGATATGGGAAATGGTTCCAAAAGCCCGACGCATATGGCGGAGCTTGGCAGCGATACCTTTGAACAGGACTTTGCGCTCTCCTTGGTCGAAAATGACCAGGAAACGCTCAAAGCCATCGATGTCGCGCTGCAGCGGATTGACGAGGGGACATATGGCACTTGCGAAAAATGCCAGGAAGATGGTAAAACCCCCGCCCGATCGATTATCCGCAAAACCCGCCTGCGAGCGATTCCGTTCGCGCGGAATTGCATTGACTGTGAAAGCAAACTCGAGCAGTTCCACTAAATGAATACCGTGCCCACTAACAGACACGTCTGGTTTTGGTTGATAGTCGTCTGTGGTACGGCTTGGGATTTAATCTCTAAGTGGTGGGTATTCAGGGACTTAGGCTACCCAAACGGGCAGAGCCAGCCCTGGCTGCAATATGACGGCAAAAACGTCTTCTATCTGCACACGACGTTCAATCAAGGCGCGCTGTGGGGCATGGGGCAAGGTTTGGGATGGCTGTTTGCCATCGTGGGCCTCGTGGCGATTCTGGGCATTTGCTATTGGCTCTTTGTGCGGGGAGCAGCCAGCAGTCTCTGGCTGACGATCACGCTTGCATTTGTGATGGTCGGAACGCTGGGAAATCTCTACGACCGGCTATATTTGCACGGCTGCGTCGATCGCGCAACGGGAGAACCGCTGCATGGCGTGCGGGATTTCTTGCAGATGAATTTGCCATTGGCAAGTTTCACGCCGCTCAACGATCTGCACTGGGCGACTTATAATTTTGCCGACGTGTTTCTGGTCGCCGGCGCAATCATGCTGTTCTTGCAATCGTTCACGGCGCCTGTGACTTCCAATGAAGCAGAAAAGTCATCCCCCAAGCAGACCACCGTCACAGCCTAACGGCTCGACGGCGGTGCTTATGCGGACGATGTTCTCTTCCCGCAGCGCTAAACCGGCAGTGCAGACGGATCTTGCTTGGTAAACCAGGCCCTCCGTCCGTCGTGGCAACTGCTCACAACGAAGTCGGCTATTAAGACTCATTGCTGCCCAATTCCGAACTATTCTTCAGCATAGGGGCTGGCCGATGGGGCTTTGAAGCCGCACAGCCAGATTCCAAACTCGTACAGGACCATGAGTGGGATCATCATCAACATCATGCTCGTGGGATCGGCCGGTGTGAGCAACATCGACAATACGGCGATCACCAAGACGGAGATACGCCGTTTTTCACGATAGTCGTCAGCCGAAAAAATCGAGATCCGCTCCATAAACAGCATGACCAGCGGCAATTGAAAGCTGATGCCGAACATCAACGGCAAGGTCACAGCGAAGCTGATCCACTCCGACATGCGAATCTGAGGCAGCAGTCCCAGCCACAAGTTGAAGCTCAGCAGGAACTCCAAAACGACCGGGATGACCAAGAAAAAGCAAAAGGCGGCCCCGCCTAGGAATAATCCTAAACTCATCGGCAGAAACCGATAGACCCATTTGCGTTCGTGAGGATATAAACCGGCGGCGACGAACAACCAAAGTTGAAAGAAGACCCACGGACTGGAAAGGACCAGTCCGGAAATCATGGCGACTTTGACGTAGGTAAAGAACGCTTCCTGGACGTTGATAGTGATCGGTTTGAGTTGCTGGTCGTTGTCGACAATTTTTGGCAAACCGGAGATCGACGCTGCCAATTGAATCATCACTGATTTAGCGTCATCGCTCGGGGCTGGGTAATGCTCGGGATCGGATTTGTGCAGTCCCCGCTGCAACTCGAGCGCGTCGACGTTGATAGAGACCACCTGTGCATCGTCGGTTTCCACTTGTTGGGTGGGAGACGCCGTAGGTTCCTCGGTCTCCTCTCCGAAGTAGGCCTTGGTGGTTTCCCAGAAAGACTTGCTGGGGGCGTCCTCGACCGGTTGACCGTAATCCGCAAGTGCCTGATCAATTGGGGCACGGACCATGTCGATGATCGGTTTGCTGTAGGCTAACGAGGCGATGACGCCGATCACCAGGCCGATGAGGGCCTTCCAGAGGTGCGTGCGGAGCGCCTCCAGGTGTTCGCCGAAACTCATTGTGCTTTCGTCAAAGAGATCTTTGGACATTACTCACCTCTGAGGGTGTTGTGTTAGCTCCCGGCAGTCTGCGCGAACTGGGGTGTTAGCGCGGAACCAGTGCCGAGGGTAAACGGGAACGAGGGAAGCGCCGGCAACGATTGCCGCGGACACCGCACCGCATGCCACCGAATAAAATTCGGTCAGGCATTTCCGTCGGGTGGGAATAGGTTGGGTGTCCGCTCGTTCGGCCCACGAGTCACGCGGGATCGCTGAGCGGGAGATAAACCGCCATCCATTTTACGGGCGGAATCAAAAACTTCAACTGTACGCCACTCGCCGGTGGATGGACCTTCGGGCAGCGAGTTGCATCACATCAGGCTTAAGACAAATCCGATTGCCAGATAAAAGCCACCGATGAATTGAATCGCAACGGGCCATTTGGCGTCGTTGAAGTTCATTGCCAAGTAGGCAAATTCACCAAATGGTACCCACAAGACGATCACACCCCAGATGACACTGTCGTTGAAGGAAGCGATCAAGATCATGATCCGTCCCGTCAGCGCCACAAGGAGTCCGGCCATCAAGATCCCCGACCCGATACCACTCAGCACCGAGGTTTCTGTAGATACCAATCCAAAAATTAGTCCAAAGACGGCACCGAATACGAAGGCCAACCCCGCGCCAATAGCAACCCCCTTGGCGCTCGGGCCTTCCTGCATTGATTCGATATCGTCCAGCCGCGTTCCCTTGGGAACGTATTTCTGCTCTTCGACCCTGGTTATTAATTCCAGAGTTGATTTGTTGTAATAAACGAAGAGGCCGGTGGCCCGCATGAGAATGAGGGCACCGAAACCCAGTAACAAATGCGAGGCAGCCGCGGCACCGCCGATGATACCGTAGAATGTCGTGGGGGATGCAATGAATTCCCCCTGCATCAAAGCGGTGACTTCGGCGTGGTAAACTCCCCCGGCAATGGCCAACGGAGAGAAACAGACTGCCAGGACCGTTAGCAGCATCAAGACCCACCAGGCGGAATGTCCAATGTGCTGGAATGTGACCTGAAACAGAATCGGTGAAAGCCAAGCTTTCCAGGTTATTGGCATGGCCATATGCCCCAAGGCTGTGGGGACCACCGCCAATGTGAGGAGGACGGTCATTGCCAATCCTCCCCAATAAGCTCGGACATCTAACAACAAGAGTGGAGCAGCGAAGACCACGGCCGGCGTAAAAAATGCGATCGCCCACAAACACCACTTAAATCCGAGAGCGATGTTGAGAAAAATATCAAAATTGATTCGGTCCAACGATTTTTTTTTCGCCGCAGTAGCCACGATGACTTTCATCGTCAGGCTCCACAACCATCCGGGATAGACCATGCCAGCTATGATGCTAAACGCGACCCAAAACATTTTGGGTGGCGTCCGTTCGCAGAAGTCCACCATGAACAAGCAACCGGCGAGCAAAAATGAAAACAGGATCCAATACACGAACGTGCGTCCGGCGAGACCCTTGTAACGCTTCATGAATTTCCACGATTCGACCCACGCAGCCCGGTAATACAAGGCTGGGTCGGGAGCACCACTGCGGCGGCGCGCTGACTCTTTTTCGGCGATCTGGCCGGTGATCAAGTCGACTCCGCATTCCGTGCAGTTAATATCTTCGATGGCGGCTGCCGCACCGCAAGCTGGACAGATCCGCGCGTGCGCATCTTCCGCTTCTCGGAGATTCAGGTTCAACAAGTCGTCCGCGCTGTCCGGGGCGGTCTGCCGTACGCGGCGTTTTTTGGTCGCGGCGGGAATTTTAACCTTGGTCTCGCACTTCGGGCAACGGACCGCCTTCCCCCGCGCCGCATCGGGCACGTTGAGAACCTTTTCACAACCTGGACATCGTACTTTCAGTGGCATCGACTCACCGCACTCTGAATTATTTCAAGTCGTTTCAAAACTCTCTGAAGCGTCCCACTGGCACTGATCGAAGCGTCCCACTGGCACTGATCTGAAAGTTTCAAGAACAAGCGCAACCGGGTTTTGAAACTATTTCTAGTAAAAGCGGATCCGCATTAAGGATGCCGCTTCATCCTGAACAGCTACTCATAATAAGCATCGTGCCCCACAACTCGCCAATCACCAGTCTACCAGATTCAGGAACTCTACGGTGCTCAAAAAAACGGATATTTCACCCCAAGTGCGGGGAGAGGTGCTTCAATCCCCCTCCTTGATCCAATCTTCGTCGAATGCCGCATGCTTCATGGTTTTGCCGTCAGCGACAGAATAGGTGTAAATCGCGTGAATTGTGTCATCAGCAGCCTGAGTGATCGCCGGATAATGGTAGCGTCCCATTTCGTGCTGTTCCAGGTGTCGTGTCCAGCGCCAGGTGCGGCCTTCGTCTTCAGAAAGCGAGACGGCCAAGCTATTGCGGTCGCGGGTTGAATCATTGTAGATCATGACCCAATGGCCGTTTTTGAGGCGGACGGTATCCAGGCCGGATCCCGGATTGGGGAGTGCGGAATTTTTCACCGGACCCCAGGTCAGGCCGTCGTCGGTGGATTCCGAGATTCTGATGTTTTCTTGAAATCCGTTCTCGCGCATATAGGCGACGACTGTGCCGTCATCGCGCTGCAAAACGGCCGGTTGAATATTGCCGTAATCGATAATCGGCCCGCTGGCATACCAGGTTTTTCCATCGTCATCGCTGACCGCCATGATCGAGATGGAATAGGTGTCGGTATACAGCGGCATCAAAATCCGTCCGCTTTTGAGCACGGTGGGTTTACAACGGGGCATCCATCCCAGCCGCTGGTACATTTTTTCGCCGGCGGTGTCCTTGGCCAACTGCAGGAATCCCAATTGTTTTTTGGAGAGGGGTTGCTTGTTGCCCAAGTGGTTGTTGACGTGATCCAGGAACTCGTCTTTGAAGTCCTGCGGCTTGAGATAGATTTGGTCTTTCCAATCCCAACGCGGAGCTCCTTCTCCTTGATAGTCGGTTGAGGTCATGTAATTGGTCACGGCTGATTCCCAGGTGTTGGCCAAAATCGTGGGCCAGAACAGCCATAGCTTTTTGTCTTTGTCGATCATCATCGCCGTATTGCAGTCGGGGAAGCCAGGCGTATCGGCCATCAAAAATTCGGGGCTCCATTTGGTTTCCCCTTTTCGCAAGCGAGCGCCCAAGACGCGGACGTCGTCGGCGCTGCGTTCTCCCGATCCGCGATACCACGAAGCCAGAAGGTCGCCATTGGGGCATTCCACAATCGCCGGGGCGTGGTTGTGTTCGGCGTTGAGCGGAAACACGAACTCCGCCGCAAATTTGGTTTCAGCGCGAACAACGGCGGTTAGTCCACAAATGATGACAAAAAATAAACTGATCGTTTTCGACATTACCAAAACCTCTCTCGCAGTAGGTCATTAGGTGTATGATGATAAAAACTCGGCGGCTACTTCCCCGTTCTCGTTTCGCAAATTCAGCAGTTAGCGCCGCTGAGGTGGCAGAATGGGGGCCAGTTCTAAACCGACCGAACGGGTGATTGCGCCGCCGGCGGCGCCGGGGCCGGTCCGTTCTTCGTAGCCGCCGTCGCGGAAATCATAGCTGGGGATCATGTATCCAAGTTCAGCATTGGCCAACCCGACGATCAGCCGCAGCTTGCCCGGCATTTGGGACATGATTTCTAAGCCCAGGTCGGGTAAGAGTTCACCCGGGATGGTGATGAACTGCGCATCGCCGATCCAGACCAAATTCATCTCGCTGCGGATGCGATGTTGTGCAAAATCTGCTTTGGGGGCGGCTTTTTCCAGGTACTGTATGATCGCCTCGGCAGTGACAGGATACTCCACAGGACGGCGATGCAGCCAGATGTCGTAGGTCTCGCTGGGGACTGCGTTTTCAGCGGCAGCGACAACAAACTTGGCCAGCGCGTGCCCCATTTCCTCAGCGGCGGCTTGTGTGCGAAGTCGCGTGTCGGGAGTTAGCATGCCACCTAGCGCCCCATTCAGAAACACGGTTTGGCCGCCGAGTTTGCGGGTCACATCGTTGCAGAGCGTGCCCACAAAATCGGGCGAAAGCCCTCGCGTATCGCGGAGCCGGATGACTTCGGGATGACAGGCGAGATGGATGAGATTGGCGATTGGCTTTCCGTCTTTGCCAATGGCTTGCACGATGGAAACCGTGGGATCGACTACGCCGGGGTCGCGGCCGTTGCGGATCAAATCGACCACACGTCCTCCGGCCAGCGGCATTTCCGCCGAGCCGATTTTCAGTTCCGCAACGGGAGACAGATTCTTCGCCGCTTGCATAACAGCTTGTTCGGATTGTGCCAAAATCTGTTGGACGTACTCGGCCGGGTAGTAGCCGTAAAATCCAATCGTGTCGACGTTGGCGTGCGTGTGGGACATGGCGACCACGACATTGGGAAAGCCTTTTTCGCGCAGCCGTTCGCGAACCGTGTCGACGTCCCACATGCCCATGCCGAAGACATCCAACCCAATGAAAACGACGCGCTCCTCGCCGCGTTGGAAAATGACCGCGCGAGCGAAAAGGTCTTCGGCTAGGTGTGTGGGCTTTTGGTCATTGTCCGGCGCAATGTCGTCGAATTTTTGGGGAGCGATAGAAACCTGCGACGCACCTACGAGAAAATCAGCCGGTGGAGTTGTGGCTTGAGGTGGATCGATTTCAGCGCGGCGCAGATCGACATGGACGTTGGGATAACCTTCTGGAATACGGCGGGGGTGCGGCGCGAAGTACAAGACGCCTGTGGTATTGCCTGCTGCATCACAGATGAACCGCAGCCCCTGTTGGGTGTAGTCCAAATACGATTGGGTTTGGAAGGTGATTTCCGCTTCCGGTTTGCCGAATTTTTCGACGATCCGCTGACGGGTGGGATAGCGGGAATCGGGGGAGGCGGAGGTGACGAGCGCCAATTTGTTGTTTTGGAAATAGAAGCGGTCATTCAATTCTGGCTGGCCCGCAACCGGATACCGCAGGTCGGTTTTGCTAGGCGTTTCCAGGGGGGAGGGCCCCAGTTGGGCGAGCACGTCGCTAAGGGTGGCATTGCCGGGCACCAGGCCTTGATAGGCATTGGCCGCGGTCGGAGCGGCGGCCCAGGATTGATGCCAAAGTATGGTTCCCAAAATCGCCATGACGGCCAGCGCGCAAGTGGTGGCCCGCAAGCGATTGTTTCTGCGGGATCGTGACCTATTAGTCGTAGAAGAGGCTGCGCAGACCGCGGATGAGCAACTTCTCCCAGATTTTGGATCCTGGTTGCGGATTTTCATGAACTATCTCCCTCTGGCCAGCGTTGAAACAAGCGACGCAGCGCGGGATTGAGCATACACAATTTGAGCCAGCAATGCGACGACCCGCGCGTCGCAGAGGGGTACGGTGAACTGGGAAAACGATGCCCCACTATTCGGACAAGGCACCGGTCGATATGATCCTTTCAATCATCCAAAACTCTACAGATGCGCTGGTGTGCCCGCCCGAAGTGAATATGGCTCCACTGGAAATTTTGTACTCAGACAATCATTGTCTCGCCGTTGCCAAACCGGCCAAATTGTTGACGGCCGGTGATCGGACCGGTGACGATACGCTGTTGGAACGCTCCAAGGAATACGTCAAACAGAAGTACGCCAAGCCGGGCAATGTTTATTTGGGAATCGTGCAACGGTTGGATCGGCCGACGTCGGGCGTTGTGCTTTTCGCGCGGACAAGCAAGGCGGCAGCGCGGCTGACGAAGCAGTTTCGCGACCGTACGATTGAGAAGACCTATTTGGCAATCGTCGAGGGGAATTCCGGTCCCGGCGATGCGGAACTGGTGGACTGGCTGAAGAAGGACGAAGCACGGAATATTGTGAGCGTCGCCGAACCGGGAACAGCGGGGGCCAAGGAGTCGCGATTGCGGTATCGCGTGTTGAAGTGCAGTGGTGGACGGAGGTTGCTGGAAGTTCGACCGCTCACGGGGCGAAGCCATCAAATTCGAGTACAATTATCATCCCGAAAGATGCCGATCGTTGGTGACCGTAAATACGGCGCACGCGTGGGACTGGGAGGCAAGATTGCCTTGCATGCTGCTTCGCTGACCTTTGAACATCCGACACGCCGCGAGATGATGACCATCACGGCGGAGTTGCCTGATTATTTCAACGAATTGTTGGATGCGGGCGGCGCCTAATCAAGAAACCAAATCAATGTTGCAATCACTACAAGACATTTTGAGCAGGCAATGGTGGGACTACGATCCGAGTTCCAGTTTGCATGTCGTCTATCATTGGTTCAACGTGGCCGAAGGGGCGCTGTGGTGCTTTCTGGGTGTGATCGTCGCACGGAGGTTTCTGTTGAATCAACGGTCACTGTGGGAAGTGGCCTATGCAGTGGCATTTTTTCTGTTCGGCATCAGCGATTTTGTCGAAGCTCAAGGGCTTTATACGTGGTTGATTGTTTATAAGGCCCTGAACTTGGTGCTTTTGATATTGCTGCGGGGGCATGTTTTGAAACGGCATTATCCGGATTCGCATTGGATCTAGCTCTACTGCAAAGCATTCAGCATTCGGTCGTCTCTATTGGGAGCGCATAAAAAATGCACGGCCGGATGCGATATCCGAACGTGCATGGTTTGTTGGGTGCATGAATCGTGCGCGGAGAGCCGTTTGCTTATCGGCTGACCGTTGATGGATCGGCGGCAGCTTCGGTGGCATCCGTGCTGGTCTTTTCAGCTTCAGGCAGGCTGTCGACGACGTGCAGGTTTTCTGTTTGAGTTCGTTCGAAGTCCTCCAAGGTTCTCAGCAAAATGCGGCGGCGTTCGTCCGATTTGGCAATGATCGCATTGCGGATTTCTTCGTATTCCTCGAGCGTGGTCAGCAAGCCAACGACATCCTCACGGGGACGTTTGTCGGCTTCGGTGACATCCCCTTGTGGACCTTCGATTTCGGCGATCCGGTGCGCGTGACGCTCTTCTGCGATCGACAGTAACTGGTGTTGTTCTTCGAGGTCTGCGAGTTTCGAGGCCAGCAACTCGTTATGCGTGTTGAGTTGCAATTCGAGTCCGTTGAATCGGGCGAAATAACTTGAGGGAATCATCGCCCGCAGCCGCCATTTTTGTGACGCATCCCAGCTATCGCTTTCCCCGTCTTGGGGCGTCCAGTTGGGGGCCAGCATGGCGCGGTTGGGCTCTAAGGCGGTCACGCGAAATTCGCCCACGAATTCCATCTGCCCATTTTCGCCGGGCTGAAAACAATGTACGAGGTTTTGCGTGCCGGCTTCGCCATCGCCGACTGTGGCATTCAAACCATTTTCCGAGCCGATGTCGATGGTAACCGAATTATCCTGACGAACTTCAACAGCGACGTCGTTCCAATACGGTGCCCAGCGCAACTTCTCGTGCGTCAATTCGCGAAGCGTGGTGCGGGTTTTCAACCGTAGGTCGGTCAGCTCCGCCGCGTTTTTTTCGATCTTGGCTTCTAAGTCGACCTTTTGCTTGATATATCCGGCGCGGGCCGTGTAGACCTTGGCGGTGAACCACATCGCCGTTGGAATACAAACAACCACAGCGAACCACAGACAAACTTTACCAAAGGTGTGCATCAGAGATTCCTCGATGTCACGAAGGCATGCTGCCATTCCGCAGGACGATTACGGAAACGACCGAGCCTTGTGAGTGTCATGAGTGCGTTTTGGAAGGGACGCCTTGTGCGCAGTCCTCTCCTTAAATACGAGAACCGCGACCGAAAATTTCCCAGTTTGTCCATCATAAAGGTCCCCGGCGCGGCCGGTCAAGCAGAAACCCGGCCCTACGGGAATTGAGCCGGAGTTTGCCGCAGGGACCGGATTAACAGGTCCCGACGGTAAATCCGGACCTAATCGGCGGCGAGTTTAGGTCCAGCATACGTATAGAGGGTCAGTTGCCGGGGGCGGCTTTTAGTCTATCGGGGGGATCGGGCGGGGAACGTGAATGCACACGCTCGATCCCTTGGCGAATCCAGCGATTGTGATCGGTGCGATTCATACGTTTCAGAGATTGCCGCACATTCGCGACGTCCGGAAAGTACACACTGATCGCGTAAGTCGTTATAATCGTTAGCAATGGGACCAATTGGCCGGCTGATTGCGGGCGTTAGAAAAAGAGGGGATTGGCCCAAGCTGTTAGGCCAGAACGATATTTTCACACTTCACAATCGACGGAGCGACCATGCCTGTTGCACAAGTCCAACGCAAGGATCTCAAACCGGACGAAGTGCTGTGCAGCTACTGCACTGCTAAATGCTGCCGGTATTTCGCATTGCCGATCGACAAACCCAAAACCTGGGAGGATTTCGACGGCATTCGCTGGTACATGACGCACGGACGGATTTCGATCTTTGTGGATGAAGGGACGTGGTATTTGATGGTCCACGCAGACTGTAAATACCTGCGTGACGATCATATGTGCGGCATTTACGAAGACCGTCCGGCGATCTGCCGTTCGTACACGACCGACGATTGCGAATACGACAATGACTCGGTCTACGACAAGTTCTTCGAATCCCCCGAGCAGATTTGGGAATACGCCGAAGCCGTGCTGCCGCCACGGAAGAAGAAGAAACCGTATTCGCCCACTATGACCGTCGAACTTCCGCTGCTAAGTGGTGTCTGATTGTTGTGCGGTGTCTGAACATCGCACAGCTGCGTACCTTGGATCATATTTTTGCCTCCGGCTTCGCCGGACGTTTTTTTACAGCCTGGAAATATCCCGCATACCCGTGAAACAACAACTCATTCAACCTCGAGTCCTGAAGGGGTTTCGCGACTACCTTCCGGAGGCGATGATTCCTCGCGAAGCACTGATGCAGACGGCTCGCGAGGTTTATCGCAGTTACGGCTTCAGCCCGATCGATACACCCGCTCTGGAATATGCGGAGATTTTGCTGGGCAAAGGGGGAGACGAGTCGGACAAGCAGGTGTTCCGGTTTCAGGATCAAGGCAAACGGGACGTGGCGATGCGGTTCGATTTGACCGTCCCCTTCGCACGCTTTACATCGCAGCACCTCAATGATATTGGGACGCCGTTTAAGCGGTACCACATTGGGACGGTTTGGCGGGGCGAAAACCCGCAAAAGGGACGTTACCGCGAATTCATGCAGTGCGACTTCGACACGATCGGCACCGCCGCCAACATTGCGGATATTGAAACGTTGCTGGTGATTCACGATTTGTTGTGTGCGATCGGGTTTGAAAAATTCACGATTCGCGTGAACAACCGGTTGGTGCTCAATGGATTGCTGGAAAAACTCGACCTGGCCGAGCAATCAGTCGGTGTGCTTCGCGCGTTGGATAAGTTGCAAAAAATCGGTGCGGATGGAGTCGCCAGCGAATTGACCGAAAAGGTCGGTCTCTCCCATGATCAGGCACAACAAGTCCTCAAGCTGGTCACGACCGAAGGGGACACGGAAACGGTGATGTCCGAAATGTCCACCTTGCTGGCCGGCAATGAACGGGGCGAACTGGGCGTGCACAACCTGCACGAGTTGTTTCGTTGCGCCGCACGGGCGGGTATTCCGGCTGAACGTATCGCACTGGATGTCACCATCGC
Coding sequences within it:
- the hisS gene encoding histidine--tRNA ligase translates to MKQQLIQPRVLKGFRDYLPEAMIPREALMQTAREVYRSYGFSPIDTPALEYAEILLGKGGDESDKQVFRFQDQGKRDVAMRFDLTVPFARFTSQHLNDIGTPFKRYHIGTVWRGENPQKGRYREFMQCDFDTIGTAANIADIETLLVIHDLLCAIGFEKFTIRVNNRLVLNGLLEKLDLAEQSVGVLRALDKLQKIGADGVASELTEKVGLSHDQAQQVLKLVTTEGDTETVMSEMSTLLAGNERGELGVHNLHELFRCAARAGIPAERIALDVTIARGLDYYTGTIYETFLGDLPGIGSICSGGRYDNLTGLFSKQALPGVGASLGLDRLLAAMEELKMLPGISTPAPVLVILFDAEKSGEYLRIGRELRAAGISTEVYVDPKGVGKQMKYANRKGFQLAIIAGGDEFAAGTWQVKNLHSGEQQTIPEAELIAHVTSLLSSGGESGD
- a CDS encoding TraR/DksA family transcriptional regulator, whose amino-acid sequence is MMEFKTLLTAMRARLRGDVRQLTSEALGSGREDMGNGSKSPTHMAELGSDTFEQDFALSLVENDQETLKAIDVALQRIDEGTYGTCEKCQEDGKTPARSIIRKTRLRAIPFARNCIDCESKLEQFH
- the tatC gene encoding twin-arginine translocase subunit TatC, whose protein sequence is MSKDLFDESTMSFGEHLEALRTHLWKALIGLVIGVIASLAYSKPIIDMVRAPIDQALADYGQPVEDAPSKSFWETTKAYFGEETEEPTASPTQQVETDDAQVVSINVDALELQRGLHKSDPEHYPAPSDDAKSVMIQLAASISGLPKIVDNDQQLKPITINVQEAFFTYVKVAMISGLVLSSPWVFFQLWLFVAAGLYPHERKWVYRFLPMSLGLFLGGAAFCFFLVIPVVLEFLLSFNLWLGLLPQIRMSEWISFAVTLPLMFGISFQLPLVMLFMERISIFSADDYREKRRISVLVIAVLSMLLTPADPTSMMLMMIPLMVLYEFGIWLCGFKAPSASPYAEE
- a CDS encoding RluA family pseudouridine synthase; the encoded protein is MPHYSDKAPVDMILSIIQNSTDALVCPPEVNMAPLEILYSDNHCLAVAKPAKLLTAGDRTGDDTLLERSKEYVKQKYAKPGNVYLGIVQRLDRPTSGVVLFARTSKAAARLTKQFRDRTIEKTYLAIVEGNSGPGDAELVDWLKKDEARNIVSVAEPGTAGAKESRLRYRVLKCSGGRRLLEVRPLTGRSHQIRVQLSSRKMPIVGDRKYGARVGLGGKIALHAASLTFEHPTRREMMTITAELPDYFNELLDAGGA
- a CDS encoding YkgJ family cysteine cluster protein produces the protein MPVAQVQRKDLKPDEVLCSYCTAKCCRYFALPIDKPKTWEDFDGIRWYMTHGRISIFVDEGTWYLMVHADCKYLRDDHMCGIYEDRPAICRSYTTDDCEYDNDSVYDKFFESPEQIWEYAEAVLPPRKKKKPYSPTMTVELPLLSGV
- a CDS encoding signal peptidase II; the protein is MPTNRHVWFWLIVVCGTAWDLISKWWVFRDLGYPNGQSQPWLQYDGKNVFYLHTTFNQGALWGMGQGLGWLFAIVGLVAILGICYWLFVRGAASSLWLTITLAFVMVGTLGNLYDRLYLHGCVDRATGEPLHGVRDFLQMNLPLASFTPLNDLHWATYNFADVFLVAGAIMLFLQSFTAPVTSNEAEKSSPKQTTVTA
- a CDS encoding sialidase family protein, producing MSKTISLFFVIICGLTAVVRAETKFAAEFVFPLNAEHNHAPAIVECPNGDLLASWYRGSGERSADDVRVLGARLRKGETKWSPEFLMADTPGFPDCNTAMMIDKDKKLWLFWPTILANTWESAVTNYMTSTDYQGEGAPRWDWKDQIYLKPQDFKDEFLDHVNNHLGNKQPLSKKQLGFLQLAKDTAGEKMYQRLGWMPRCKPTVLKSGRILMPLYTDTYSISIMAVSDDDGKTWYASGPIIDYGNIQPAVLQRDDGTVVAYMRENGFQENIRISESTDDGLTWGPVKNSALPNPGSGLDTVRLKNGHWVMIYNDSTRDRNSLAVSLSEDEGRTWRWTRHLEQHEMGRYHYPAITQAADDTIHAIYTYSVADGKTMKHAAFDEDWIKEGD